In Vitis vinifera cultivar Pinot Noir 40024 chromosome 11, ASM3070453v1, a genomic segment contains:
- the LOC104880722 gene encoding B3 domain-containing transcription factor VRN1 yields MVLQCEFVNKISQGIPQTFLREYGNGLSHFVYLHLPTGAEWRVELLKLHGEVLFSTGWQQFVEHYSIEYGYFLLFRYEGDSHFHVLVFDMTASEIEYPYATDPTIDHAHHQVSLEILDDFPPSQTTNHVDMIDITSNEEEFHPNEASSLLKSEEIESDFPSTQKTSKTRGKNSSLKPHNACSSHTYHSSIPDCRDGALQRAKVFKPQNPLQRAKAFKPQNPFFIVTMGWSYVNRHNVTVPFRFLKRHFRTDNTNTTLSVSDGRAWSIKYIMGARSAHFSAGWRKFAEDNSLEVGDVCAFELVKCTETSLKVVIFRKKEDGNGRLQH; encoded by the exons ATGGTACTACAATGTGAATTTGTCAACAAAATTTCACAGGGAATTCCTCAGACTTTTCTAAGAGAATATGGAAACGGTCTCTCACATTTTGTGTACCTCCACCTTCCCACTGGCGCTGAATGGCGAGtagaattattgaaactccatGGTGAGGTTTTGTTCAGCACTGGATGGCAGCAATTTGTTGAACATTATTCTATAGAATATGGGTATTTCTTACTATTCAGATATGAAGGCGATTCACATTTCCATGTGCTTGTATTTGACATGACCGCTTCTGAGATTGAATATCCATATGCTACTGATCCAACCATAGACCATGCCCACCACCAAGTTTCTCTTGAGATTTTGGATGATTTTCCACCCTCCCAAACAACAAACCATGTAGACATGATCGATATTACCTCTAATGAAGAAGAGTTCCACCCTAATGAGGCAAGCAGTTTGCTCAAGTCTGAGGAAATTGAGAGTGACTTTCCATCAACCCAGAAAACAAGCAAGACAAGAGGAAAGAATTCTTCTTTGAAACCTCATAACGCTTGCAGTTCCCACACATATCATTCTTCCATTCCAGATTGCAGGG ATGGAGCTCTGCAAAGAGCTAAAGTTTTCAAACCCCAAAATCCTCTTCAAAGAGCTAAGGCTTTCAAACCCCAAAATCCTTTCTTCATTGTCACCATGGGATGGTCTTATGTCAATAGACACAATGTG ACGGTACCATTCCGTTTTTTGAAGAGGCACTTCAGAACTGATAACACCAATACAACCCTTTCGGTTTCAGATGGAAGAGCTTGGTCTATCAAGTACATTATGGGAGCAAGAAGTGCGCATTTCTCTGCTGGTTGGAGAAAGTTTGCAGAAGATAATTCTTTGGAAGTAGGTGATGTTTGTGCCTTTGAGCTGGTAAAATGCACTGAAACTTCACTCAAGGTTGTCATATTTAGGAAAAAAGAAGATGGAAATGGCCGCCTGCAGCATTGA
- the LOC104880723 gene encoding LOW QUALITY PROTEIN: probable disease resistance protein At5g63020 (The sequence of the model RefSeq protein was modified relative to this genomic sequence to represent the inferred CDS: inserted 1 base in 1 codon), which produces MGNLCSISVSIEDIVASFWGCTCRPANYICKLEENQLALRIALKKLIELRNDVKRKVDLAERQQMKPLDQVQGWLSRVEALETAFSEMRGSAAMEANRLGSYRIKGFMSRYKLGKKVATKLEEVATLRREGRFDVVADRSPPTPVNLRPSGPTVGLESKFEEVWGCLGEGVWIIGLYGLGGVGKTTLMTQINNALYKTTHDFDVVIWAVVSSDPDPRKVQDEIWKKIGFCDDIWKNKSQDDKAIEIFQILNKKKFVLFLDDIWKWFDILRVGVPFPDQENKSKIVFTTRSEEVCCSMGAQKIIKVECLAWGRAWDLFRSKVGEDTINFHPDIPQLAKTVANECGGLPLALITIGRAMACKRTPREWNHAIKVLHNSASNFPGMPEDVLPLLKCSYDSLPNDIARTCFLYCSLYPDDRLIYKEDLVDNWIGEGFIDVFDHHRDGSRSEGYMIIGTLIRACLLEECGEYFVKMHDVIRDMALWIASEFGRAKEKFVVQVGASLTHVPEVAGWTGAKRISLINNQIEKLSGVPRCPNLSTLFLGVNSLKVINGAFFQFMPTLRVLSFAQNAGITELPQEICNLVSLQYLDFSFTSVRELPIELKNLVRLKSLNINGTEALDVIPKGLISSLSTLKVLKMAYCGSSHDGITEENVLSGGNETLVEELELLMHLGNLSITLKSGSALKKFLSGKSWSYTRVLCFKIFNDSSSINISFLEDMKNLDIIFIGHCSILEDLKVDWMRYRKETVAPHGLHKCFHSLHTVEVDRCPMLKDLTWLIFAPNLRHLFIINCNSLTEVIHKXVAEAGNVRGILSPFSELERLYLSGVPELKSIYWNTLPFHCLKQIHANGCPKLKKLPLNSECDKEGGIIISGEEDWWNKLEWEDEATQRACIPHLRSQSYSTPKLRDLRHWWMTYGNGWIY; this is translated from the exons ATGGGGAACCTGTGCTCGATCTCAGTCTCCATTGAGGACATAGTTGCCTCCTTCTGGGGTTGCACTTGCAGGCCAGCCAACTACATATGTAAACTTGAAGAAAATCAGTTGGCTTTGAGAATTGCACTCAAAAAACTGATCGAGTTAAGGAATGATGTGAAAAGGAAGGTTGATCTTGCTGAGCGACAACAAATGAAGCCGCTGGATCAGGTGCAAGGGTGGCTCTCAAGGGTGGAAGCCCTGGAAACTGCATTCAGTGAAATGAGAGGAAGTGCTGCAATGGAGGCAAACCGTCTTGGCAGTTACCGTATCAAGGGTTTTATGTCCAGGTACAAGTTGGGAAAGAAAGTGGCCACAAAGCTAGAGGAAGTGGCGACTCTAAGGAGAGAAGGACGTTTCGATGTGGTGGCTGACAGGTCACCGCCAACTCCAGTGAACTTAAGGCCCAGCGGACCCACTGTAGGCTTGGAATCAAAGTTTGAAGAGGTATGGGGCTGTCTTGGGGAAGGAGTGTGGATCATTGGCTTATATGGGTTGGGAGGTGTTGGGAAGACCACTCTAATGACCCAAATCAACAATGCCTTGTATAAAACAACTCATGATTTTGATGTCGTCATCTGGGCTGTCGTCTCTAGTGATCCAGATCCTAGGAAAGTTCAGGAtgagatttggaaaaaaattgggttttgtgatgatatttggaaaaataaaagtcAGGATGATAAAGCTATTGAGATTTTCCAAATCTTGAATAAAAAGAAGTTTGTGCTGTTTTTGGATGATATATGGAAATGGTTTGATATCTTGAGGGTGGga g TCCCATTTCCAGACCAGGAAAATAAATCCAAGATAGTATTTACAACGAGATCTGAGGAGGTGTGCTGCAGCATGGGGGCTCAGAAGATCATCAAAGTAGAATGTTTGGCGTGGGGGAGAGCCTGGGATCTGTTCCGGAGCAAAGTGGGAGAAGACACCATTAATTTTCATCCTGACATACCTCAGCTTGCTAAAACCGTTGCAAATGAGTGCGGAGGTTTGCCGCTTGCGCTAATTACCATAGGTAGGGCTATGGCTTGCAAGAGGACACCCAGGGAATGGAACCATGCCATCAAAGTGTTACATAACTCTGCTTCAAATTTTCCAGGTATGCCAGAAGATGTGCTTCCGCTTTTAAAATGCAGTTATGATAGTTTGCCTAATGATATAGCCAGAACTTGCTTCTTATATTGTTCCTTATACCCCGACGATAGATTGATTTATAAAGAAGATTTGGTAGATAATTGGATTGGCGAGGGGTTTATAGATGTATTTGATCATCACAGAGATGGATCTCGATCGGAGGGATACATGATTATTGGTACACTTATTCGTGCATGTTTATTGGAGGAGTGTGGtgaatattttgttaaaatgcatgatgtgatcCGTGATATGGCATTATGGATAGCTTCCGAATTCGGGAGAGCCAAGGAAAAGTTTGTGGTGCAAGTGGGTGCTTCGTTGACCCATGTTCCCGAGGTTGCTGGATGGACGGGAGCCAAAAGAATTTCATTGATTAATAACCAAATTGAGAAGCTCTCAGGAGTTCCTAGATGCCCTAATCTTTCAACTTTGTTTCTTGGCGTTAACAGTTTGAAGGTCATAAATGGGGCCTTCTTTCAATTTATGCCCACTCTAAGGGTTTTGAGCTTTGCACAAAATGCCGGAATTACTGAGTTGCCGCAGGAAATTTGCAATTTGGTCTCATTACAGTATCTCGATTTTTCATTTACAAGCGTAAGAGAGTTGCCCATTGAGCTTAAGAACCTGGTAAGATTGAAGAGCCTCAACATAAATGGCACAGAAGCACTTGATGTAATTCCTAAGGGTTTAATATCAAGTCTTTCGACTTTGAAAGTGTTGAAAATGGCCTACTGTGGTTCTTCTCATGATGGAATAACAGAAGAGAATGTTTTATCCGGTGGTAATGAAACTTTGGTAGAGGAATTGGAGTTATTGATGCACTTGGGTAATTTAAGTATCACCTTAAAAAGTGGCTCTGCTCTCAAAAAGTTTCTGTCAGGCAAATCCTGGAGCTACACTCGAGTTTTATGCTTCAAAATCTTCAATGATTCAAGCTCTATCAATATATCATTTCTAGAAGATATGAAGAATCTCGATATCATTTTCATCGGTCATTGTAGTATTCTTGAAGATTTGAAGGTAGACTGGATGAGGTACAGAAAGGAGACAGTAGCACCGCATGGCCTCCACAAATGCTTCCACAGCCTTCACACGGTAGAGGTTGATAGGTGCCCGATGTTGAAGGACCTAACATGGCTTATTTTTGCTCCAAATCTTAGGCATCTTTTCATTATAAATTGCAACAGTCTCACTGAAGTGATACATA GGGTAGCTGAGGCAGGGAATGTGAGGGGAATCCTGAGTCCATTTTCAGAACTTGAACGACTATATTTATCGGGTGTGCCGGAATTGAAGAGTATTTATTGGAATACTTTGCCCTTCCATTGCTTGAAGCAAATTCATGCAAACGGTTGCCCAAAGCTGAAGAAGCTCCCACTTAATTCTGAATGTGACAAGGAAGGTGGAATCATCATTTCTGGAGAGGAAGACTGGTGGAACAAGCTAGAATGGGAGGATGAAGCCACTCAACGTGCTTGTATTCCCCATTTAAGATCTCAATCATATTCAACTCCAAAACTCAG AGATTTGCGCCACTGGTGGATGACATATGGGAATGGTTGGATATACTGA